The Geobacter metallireducens GS-15 region ACGTCATCCTCCGGGGAGCCCGCATGGGGCAGTGCTTTACCCTCATTCTCCACCCGGGGCTCCACAAATCCCTCATGGAAACCGGCCACGCCCCCCTTCACAGCAACATCGCCCTGGCGCCTCTTCCCCGCTTCTTCGCCACCGGTGAAATTCGCAAAATCATCGGGAAACTTGCTTCCGTTCGCGGCGATACGGTAACGGTCGCCGGCGTCGACGGCCTCTCCATTCCAGGGGTGGAGGGGGCCAGGTCCTTCAGCTGGCTTGCGGATGAAATCCGGCGCCGGCACGAGTCCCTGTACCGCCCTGAATCCCCTTGAGTGAAACCGGGTGACACCTCCGGGCGATTCGGATAAATTTGAAGATCATACAGATTTCCAGGAGGATGCAATGAATGAGGAAATCATGACCCAGCTCCGGTCCCACCGGGAGGTGATGGAGGCGGTGGAACGGGAGCTGACGCCGCGGATCGCCGCCTTTGCCGGGATGCTCGTTGCCGCCCTGAAAGGCGGGAAGAAGCTCCTCGTCATGGGGAACGGAGGCTCTGCCGCCGATGCCCAGCACTTTGCCGCCGAGATCGTCGGCCGCTTCAAGATGGAGCGCCGGGGGTTGCCGGCCGTGGCCCTCACCACCGACACCTCGATCCTGACCGCCATCGGCAATGATTACGGCTTCGACGCCGTTTTCCGCCGCCAGGTGGAGGCCCTGGCCGACGAGGGGGATGTGGTTGTCGGCCTTTCCACGAGCGGTTCGTCCCGGAACGTGTACGACGCCCTCGCCCTTGCCAATGACCGGGGGTGCATCACCGTGGGGCTCCTGGGGCGCGACGGCGGGACCCTCAAGGATATCGTCGATCTCGACGTCACCGTTCCGAGCGGCGATACCCCCCGTATCCAGGAGGGGCACATCACCATCATCCACATCGTCTGCGATCTCGTGGAG contains the following coding sequences:
- a CDS encoding D-sedoheptulose 7-phosphate isomerase; protein product: MNEEIMTQLRSHREVMEAVERELTPRIAAFAGMLVAALKGGKKLLVMGNGGSAADAQHFAAEIVGRFKMERRGLPAVALTTDTSILTAIGNDYGFDAVFRRQVEALADEGDVVVGLSTSGSSRNVYDALALANDRGCITVGLLGRDGGTLKDIVDLDVTVPSGDTPRIQEGHITIIHIVCDLVEKGLFK